One window of the Trifolium pratense cultivar HEN17-A07 linkage group LG2, ARS_RC_1.1, whole genome shotgun sequence genome contains the following:
- the LOC123903977 gene encoding uncharacterized protein LOC123903977, with amino-acid sequence MNRNGYRDEKSCCYFHPKQVVVGVCPLCLNERLLLLAAKQGRRHHQNHRSCSSSSKKGSTSQKIQNSVQTKPPNSSSIHKIFAFGSLFTRLESRHCKSNGNYDYDDVSPSPEEDSFISIKFEENGVASWEKSTVSKVSLENCNNNTSNSNNKVSWNHQSLKDKLETKSVIEHSKSRDIFRWKKRIGHMFQLIRWKKTGGSVCHVGNKVDGSTVKVRKGWMRTLTKRKKKTME; translated from the exons ATGAATAGAAATGGTTATAGAGATGAAAAATCATGTTGCTATTTTCATCCAAAACAAGTAGTTGTTGGTGTATGTCCTTTGTGTTTGAATGAAAGGCTTCTTTTATTGGCTGCAAAACAAGGGCGGCGCCACCATCAAAACCAccgttcttgttcttcttcctCCAAAAAAGGTTCTACTTCACAAAAGATTCAAAATTCAGTACAAACAAAACCACCCAATTCTTCTTCTATTCACAAGATCTTTGCTTTTGGTTCTCTCTTCACTCGTCTTGAATCTCGTCACTGCAAATCTAATGGCaactatgattatgatgatgtcTCTCCAAGTCCAGAAG AAGACTCATTCATATCAATCAAGTTTGAAGAAAATGGGGTAGCCTCGTGGGAAAAGAGCACGGTCTCAAAGGTATCCCTAGAGAATTGCAATAACAATACCTCCAACTCCAACAACAAAGTATCATGGAACCATCAAAGCTTGAAGGACAAATTAGAGACCAAGAGTGTGATTGAGCATAGTAAGTCACGTGACATATTTAGGTGGAAGAAGAGGATTGGTCACATGTTCCAGCTCATTAGGTGGAAAAAAACAGGTGGTAGTGTTTGCCACGTAGGCAACAAGGTTGATGGGAGTACAGTTAAAGTCAGAAAAGGTTGGATGAGGACTCTGacaaagaggaagaagaagaccATGGAATAA